In Asterias rubens chromosome 10, eAstRub1.3, whole genome shotgun sequence, the following proteins share a genomic window:
- the LOC117295395 gene encoding aryl hydrocarbon receptor nuclear translocator-like isoform X2 has product MAGNEEIPPQQMAQRKRKAVSEDGEDEDTSPSKFSRENHSEIERRRRNKMTAYITELSDMVPTCSALARKPDKLTILRMAVSHMKSLRGTGNTSTAGTYKPSFLTDQELKHLILEAADGFLYVVSCDSGRVIYTSDSILPVLNQTQTDWVGASVFDLIHPDDADKVREQLSTSESPTSGRILDLKTGTVKKEGHQSSMRFCMGSRRGFICRMKYGNAQIDPMTMGRYCHARNRNSIGSTKDGEQYAVVHCTGYIKNWPPPAAATVMDQPEADSESHGTNHYCLVAIGRLQSTSTPNCSDIGGAGTPNEFISRHNPDGKFSFVDQRVTGVLGYQPQELLGKSSYDYYHPEDQGHLKDSFEQAVKLKGQVLSLMYRFQAKNREWVWLRTSCFSFQNPYTDEVEYIICTNSAVKNIQQPHASQELESTSLGAKVKGPGEPVPSLTPYGAYPRGNTTETLADTRHQGSEKNNAQECKSEPVGRFQTESGVYAGVMSPPQGGVMAGGSDKQTRSHAPGFNSGSYPQVRAPQSYSRQEETASAAKGLGVMEDPNKSYSQTPASWTASQYSSQVETAQRSDRLNAPTTSQSASFGQAPSNVTSSPAPTYTQLQTSSGRNTGYPYQQEKTVQGAPTSQMSFSGRPDPQHQQAVGRRDPAMWQQWQQSTVAGSSQPETQQPPPQEEFHDIYRMLEGQQTAQAYGTQVEEFNDIPMFPPFSE; this is encoded by the exons GAAACGAAGAAATCCCGCCCCAGCAGATGGCACAGCGCAAGAGGAAGGCAGT CTCTGAAGATGGCGAGGATGAGGACACAAGCCCAAGCAAGTTCTCAAG GGAGAACCATAGCGAGATTGAACGACGCCGACGTAACAAGATGACTGCCTACATCACCGAGCTGTCGGACATGGTGCCAACGTGCAGCGCCCTCGCAAGAAAGCCGGATAAATTGACGATCCTTCGGATGGCTGTTTCCCACATGAAGTCGCTACGGG GTACTGGAAACACAAGTACAGCCGGTACCTACAAACCATCCTTCCTAACAGATCAGGAGTTGAAGCATCTCATATTGGAG GCAGCCGATGGTTTTCTCTACGTTGTATCATGTGACAGTGGTCGAGTTATCTACACATCAGATTCTATTCTTCCTGTGTTGAACCAGACACAG ACTGACTGGGTTGGTGCCTCGGTCTTTGATCTCATCCACCCTGATGATGCTGATAAGGTACGGGAGCAGCTATCAACGTCAGAGTCACCGACCAGCGGCAGAATCCTGGATTTGAAAA CTGGAACAGTCAAGAAAGAAGGCCATCAGT cCTCTATGAGGTTCTGCATGGGCTCTAGGCGCGGCTTCATCTGCCGCATGAAGTACGGCAACGCCCAGATTGATCCCATGACTATGGGGCGGTACTGCCACGCCCGCAACCGTAACAGTATTGGGTCGACCAAGGACGGAGAACAGTACGCTGTGGTGCACTGCACGGGGTACATTAAGAACTGGCCCCCACCAGCAG CTGCTACCGTCATGGACCAGCCTGAAGCTGATTCGGAGAGCCACGGCACCAACCACTACTGCCTTGTTGCCATCGGCCGCCTGCAGTCCACCAGCACGCCAAACTGCTCCGATATCGGTGGAGCAGGAACACCTAATGAGTTCATCTCCAGACACAACCCCGATGGGAAATTCTCCTTCGTCGATCAAAG AGTGACTGGTGTTTTGGGTTACCAGCCCCAGGAGCTACTGGGGAAGTCCAGCTACGACTACTACCATCCTGAAGATCAGGGGCATCTCAAAGACAGTTTTGAACAAG CCGTTAAGTTGAAAGGTCAGGTGCTATCGTTGATGTATCGCTTCCAAGCTAAGAATAGAGAATGGGTGTGGCTACGAACGAGCTGCTTCAGCTTCCAGAATCCATACACAGATGAAGTGGAGTACATCATTTGCACAAACTCAGCCGTAAA aaatatCCAGCAGCCCCATGCTAGTCAGGAACTTGAGTCCACCAGCCTCGGAGCCAAAGTAAAGGGCCCTGGAGAACCAGTCCCTTCCCTCACCCCCTACGGTGCCTACCCCAGGGGCAACACCACAGAGACCCTGGCTGACACCAGGCACCAGGGGTCCGAGAAGAACAACGCGCAGGAGTGCAAGTCGGAACCCGTCGGTCGTTTTCAGACCGAGAGTGGGGTGTACGCCGGAGTGATGTCGCCCCCTCAAGGGGGCGTCATGGCTGGTGGAAGTGACAAGCAGACACGATCTCATGCTCCTGGTTTCAACAGTGGGTCGTATCCGCAGGTGAGGGCGCCCCAGTCATACTCTAGGCAGGAGGAGACGGCGAGTGCAGCTAAGGGGCTTGGGGTGATGGAGGACCCCAATAAGAGTTACAGTCAGACACCAGCGTCTTGGACAGCTTCGCAGTACTCCTCACAGGTGGAG ACTGCACAGCGCTCCGACAGATTGAATGCCCCGACTACCAGCCAATCTGCATCCTTTGGTCAGGCACCAAGTAATGTGACTTCATCCCCGGCACCCACGTACACCCAGTTGCAGACGTCGAGTGGGCGTAACACGGGTTACCCCTACCAACAGGAAAAAACTGTTCAAG GTGCCCCCACCTCTCAGATGTCATTCAGTGGCCGGCCAGATCCCCAGCACCAGCAAGCCGTTGGGCGTAGAGACCCCGCCATGTGGCAGCAGTGGCAGCAGTCCACAGTGGCCGGCAGCAGCCAACCAGAGACCCAGCAACCACCACCTCAGGAGGAGTTCCATGACATCTACCGTATGCTGGAAGGGCAGCAGACAGCGCAGGCGTACGGCACCCAGGTGGAGGAGTTCAACGATATCCCAATGTTTCCTCCGTTCTCGGAATAG
- the LOC117295395 gene encoding aryl hydrocarbon receptor nuclear translocator-like isoform X1, protein MAGNEEIPPQQMAQRKRKAVSEDGEDEDTSPSKFSRADDDKPDKERFARENHSEIERRRRNKMTAYITELSDMVPTCSALARKPDKLTILRMAVSHMKSLRGTGNTSTAGTYKPSFLTDQELKHLILEAADGFLYVVSCDSGRVIYTSDSILPVLNQTQTDWVGASVFDLIHPDDADKVREQLSTSESPTSGRILDLKTGTVKKEGHQSSMRFCMGSRRGFICRMKYGNAQIDPMTMGRYCHARNRNSIGSTKDGEQYAVVHCTGYIKNWPPPAAATVMDQPEADSESHGTNHYCLVAIGRLQSTSTPNCSDIGGAGTPNEFISRHNPDGKFSFVDQRVTGVLGYQPQELLGKSSYDYYHPEDQGHLKDSFEQAVKLKGQVLSLMYRFQAKNREWVWLRTSCFSFQNPYTDEVEYIICTNSAVKNIQQPHASQELESTSLGAKVKGPGEPVPSLTPYGAYPRGNTTETLADTRHQGSEKNNAQECKSEPVGRFQTESGVYAGVMSPPQGGVMAGGSDKQTRSHAPGFNSGSYPQVRAPQSYSRQEETASAAKGLGVMEDPNKSYSQTPASWTASQYSSQVETAQRSDRLNAPTTSQSASFGQAPSNVTSSPAPTYTQLQTSSGRNTGYPYQQEKTVQGAPTSQMSFSGRPDPQHQQAVGRRDPAMWQQWQQSTVAGSSQPETQQPPPQEEFHDIYRMLEGQQTAQAYGTQVEEFNDIPMFPPFSE, encoded by the exons GAAACGAAGAAATCCCGCCCCAGCAGATGGCACAGCGCAAGAGGAAGGCAGT CTCTGAAGATGGCGAGGATGAGGACACAAGCCCAAGCAAGTTCTCAAG AGCCGATGATGACAAACCAGacaaagaaaggtttgcaaG GGAGAACCATAGCGAGATTGAACGACGCCGACGTAACAAGATGACTGCCTACATCACCGAGCTGTCGGACATGGTGCCAACGTGCAGCGCCCTCGCAAGAAAGCCGGATAAATTGACGATCCTTCGGATGGCTGTTTCCCACATGAAGTCGCTACGGG GTACTGGAAACACAAGTACAGCCGGTACCTACAAACCATCCTTCCTAACAGATCAGGAGTTGAAGCATCTCATATTGGAG GCAGCCGATGGTTTTCTCTACGTTGTATCATGTGACAGTGGTCGAGTTATCTACACATCAGATTCTATTCTTCCTGTGTTGAACCAGACACAG ACTGACTGGGTTGGTGCCTCGGTCTTTGATCTCATCCACCCTGATGATGCTGATAAGGTACGGGAGCAGCTATCAACGTCAGAGTCACCGACCAGCGGCAGAATCCTGGATTTGAAAA CTGGAACAGTCAAGAAAGAAGGCCATCAGT cCTCTATGAGGTTCTGCATGGGCTCTAGGCGCGGCTTCATCTGCCGCATGAAGTACGGCAACGCCCAGATTGATCCCATGACTATGGGGCGGTACTGCCACGCCCGCAACCGTAACAGTATTGGGTCGACCAAGGACGGAGAACAGTACGCTGTGGTGCACTGCACGGGGTACATTAAGAACTGGCCCCCACCAGCAG CTGCTACCGTCATGGACCAGCCTGAAGCTGATTCGGAGAGCCACGGCACCAACCACTACTGCCTTGTTGCCATCGGCCGCCTGCAGTCCACCAGCACGCCAAACTGCTCCGATATCGGTGGAGCAGGAACACCTAATGAGTTCATCTCCAGACACAACCCCGATGGGAAATTCTCCTTCGTCGATCAAAG AGTGACTGGTGTTTTGGGTTACCAGCCCCAGGAGCTACTGGGGAAGTCCAGCTACGACTACTACCATCCTGAAGATCAGGGGCATCTCAAAGACAGTTTTGAACAAG CCGTTAAGTTGAAAGGTCAGGTGCTATCGTTGATGTATCGCTTCCAAGCTAAGAATAGAGAATGGGTGTGGCTACGAACGAGCTGCTTCAGCTTCCAGAATCCATACACAGATGAAGTGGAGTACATCATTTGCACAAACTCAGCCGTAAA aaatatCCAGCAGCCCCATGCTAGTCAGGAACTTGAGTCCACCAGCCTCGGAGCCAAAGTAAAGGGCCCTGGAGAACCAGTCCCTTCCCTCACCCCCTACGGTGCCTACCCCAGGGGCAACACCACAGAGACCCTGGCTGACACCAGGCACCAGGGGTCCGAGAAGAACAACGCGCAGGAGTGCAAGTCGGAACCCGTCGGTCGTTTTCAGACCGAGAGTGGGGTGTACGCCGGAGTGATGTCGCCCCCTCAAGGGGGCGTCATGGCTGGTGGAAGTGACAAGCAGACACGATCTCATGCTCCTGGTTTCAACAGTGGGTCGTATCCGCAGGTGAGGGCGCCCCAGTCATACTCTAGGCAGGAGGAGACGGCGAGTGCAGCTAAGGGGCTTGGGGTGATGGAGGACCCCAATAAGAGTTACAGTCAGACACCAGCGTCTTGGACAGCTTCGCAGTACTCCTCACAGGTGGAG ACTGCACAGCGCTCCGACAGATTGAATGCCCCGACTACCAGCCAATCTGCATCCTTTGGTCAGGCACCAAGTAATGTGACTTCATCCCCGGCACCCACGTACACCCAGTTGCAGACGTCGAGTGGGCGTAACACGGGTTACCCCTACCAACAGGAAAAAACTGTTCAAG GTGCCCCCACCTCTCAGATGTCATTCAGTGGCCGGCCAGATCCCCAGCACCAGCAAGCCGTTGGGCGTAGAGACCCCGCCATGTGGCAGCAGTGGCAGCAGTCCACAGTGGCCGGCAGCAGCCAACCAGAGACCCAGCAACCACCACCTCAGGAGGAGTTCCATGACATCTACCGTATGCTGGAAGGGCAGCAGACAGCGCAGGCGTACGGCACCCAGGTGGAGGAGTTCAACGATATCCCAATGTTTCCTCCGTTCTCGGAATAG